Proteins encoded within one genomic window of Dyadobacter chenhuakuii:
- a CDS encoding TlpA family protein disulfide reductase, with protein MFRKIIPVILFVFASSFAFSQSVLADKKIAPFQIKLTNGQQYTASQLAAGPVVLIYFSPDCEHCQDFTKDMLKNYSVFANKQVVMVTFQSMEMLKPFVAQHKLGTYPNIKVGTEGYSYTVQRYYQIKSFPYIAIYNKAGKLVQTFEGEQPHQNIFNALKKI; from the coding sequence ATGTTCCGGAAAATAATTCCCGTCATTCTCTTCGTTTTTGCGAGCAGTTTCGCTTTTTCACAGTCTGTCCTGGCCGATAAGAAGATCGCGCCTTTCCAGATAAAATTAACCAACGGGCAGCAGTATACTGCATCGCAGCTTGCCGCGGGCCCGGTGGTTCTGATCTACTTTTCACCTGATTGCGAACATTGCCAGGATTTTACGAAAGACATGCTTAAAAATTACAGCGTGTTTGCCAACAAGCAGGTTGTGATGGTCACTTTCCAGTCGATGGAAATGCTGAAACCTTTTGTGGCGCAGCATAAGCTGGGCACCTATCCTAACATTAAGGTTGGCACGGAGGGATATTCGTACACGGTTCAGCGCTATTACCAGATCAAGTCGTTCCCTTACATTGCTATCTATAACAAAGCAGGTAAGCTTGTGCAGACGTTTGAGGGTGAGCAGCCGCATCAGAACATCTTTAATGCATTAAAAAAAATCTGA
- a CDS encoding DinB family protein, with product METMLIKKSIEVNAPKESVWETIISNNKNKIWFNAFSDGTQAQTDWQTGSKVIFADASENGIIGVIKVNKPAEELVIEYNGVLNDGVENYETEEAQGMNGFQEIYRLREENGLTRMDMQCDMGADYFEMMSDAWDHALVIIKELSETGTSATALLDDLDRTTKKFRDAIESFDEEEINEVPFEGSWTAGQVVEHILKSESGLPGVLLGDITDTNRPVDANIPEIENIFLDFSTKLKAPDFNVPSDGPHNKAELIEAFAKERDEIRKVAAEQDLRLTASAFEFPGIGTFTRWEWLNFVVCHSKRHIHQLTNIRKKLSEKVAG from the coding sequence ATGGAAACTATGCTCATTAAGAAGTCGATTGAAGTGAATGCGCCTAAGGAAAGCGTTTGGGAAACCATTATTTCAAATAATAAAAACAAAATCTGGTTCAACGCATTCAGCGATGGAACGCAGGCCCAAACGGATTGGCAGACTGGCAGTAAAGTCATTTTTGCGGATGCGTCTGAAAATGGAATTATAGGCGTGATTAAGGTTAATAAGCCTGCCGAAGAGCTGGTTATCGAATACAATGGCGTTCTCAACGACGGCGTGGAAAATTATGAGACCGAGGAGGCACAAGGCATGAACGGATTTCAGGAAATTTACCGGCTCAGAGAAGAAAATGGCCTCACGCGCATGGATATGCAATGTGATATGGGCGCCGATTATTTTGAAATGATGTCCGATGCCTGGGACCATGCGCTGGTCATTATCAAGGAATTGTCAGAAACAGGCACAAGCGCAACTGCACTGCTGGATGATTTAGATAGGACAACTAAAAAATTCAGGGACGCCATCGAATCATTCGACGAAGAAGAAATTAATGAAGTGCCTTTTGAAGGAAGCTGGACGGCCGGGCAGGTTGTAGAGCACATTCTAAAATCAGAAAGCGGCTTGCCTGGTGTATTATTGGGCGATATAACGGATACGAACAGGCCGGTCGATGCTAATATTCCAGAAATTGAAAACATCTTTCTGGACTTTTCAACGAAACTAAAAGCACCGGACTTTAATGTTCCCTCGGACGGGCCGCATAACAAGGCCGAGCTGATCGAAGCATTTGCAAAAGAGCGGGATGAAATCAGGAAAGTGGCTGCAGAACAGGATCTCCGGCTTACAGCCAGTGCATTTGAGTTCCCGGGAATTGGCACATTCACCCGCTGGGAATGGCTGAATTTTGTGGTTTGTCATTCGAAAAGACATATTCATCAGCTAACCAATATTCGCAAAAAACTTAGCGAAAAGGTAGCGGGATAA
- a CDS encoding SRPBCC family protein encodes MKIILTILAVVVGLVVLLLVVALFVKNEYEVRREISINRPKGRVYDYIKFLKNQDNYSKWVMADPGMKKTYAGVDGTVGFKYAWDSKDKNVGAGEQEIMKLAEGELVNIEVRFVRPFEGVGLATMTTTPVADDQTRVSWGMTGKSKYPMNITNLFIDGILGKDLESSLKNLKTILEK; translated from the coding sequence ATGAAAATTATCCTAACAATTCTTGCAGTGGTCGTTGGCCTCGTTGTCCTGCTGCTGGTGGTGGCGTTATTTGTTAAAAATGAATACGAGGTGCGGCGGGAGATATCGATTAACAGACCGAAGGGCCGGGTTTATGATTATATCAAATTCTTGAAAAACCAGGACAATTACAGCAAGTGGGTGATGGCGGATCCGGGTATGAAGAAGACTTACGCCGGCGTCGACGGGACGGTTGGCTTTAAATATGCCTGGGATAGTAAGGATAAGAATGTCGGTGCCGGTGAACAGGAAATTATGAAGCTTGCGGAAGGCGAGCTTGTGAATATTGAAGTCCGTTTTGTACGGCCATTTGAAGGAGTCGGGCTGGCGACGATGACGACCACGCCGGTTGCTGATGATCAAACCCGAGTAAGCTGGGGCATGACCGGGAAAAGTAAATATCCCATGAACATTACCAACCTTTTTATCGATGGAATCCTTGGCAAAGACCTGGAATCCAGTTTGAAAAACCTGAAAACTATCCTTGAAAAATAG
- a CDS encoding GMC oxidoreductase: protein MSNFNIDSVKQRTFDAIVVGTGISGGWAAKELTEKGLKTLILDRGKDVKHIVDYPTANMQPWEFEHRGQPSLAIRQANPMASKHYIFKEDAMHFVVKDAEHPYVQDKPFDWMRGYQVGGRSLLWARQTQRWSDFDFEGPARDGFGVDWPIRYADIAPWYSYVEKFAGISGNKDNLPQLPDGEFLKPHEMSCVEKHFSDQTAKNYNNTRPIIIGRVAHISDPQPIHTEQGRAKCQHRTMCQRGCPFGGYFSSNSSTLPWAEKTGNLTLQPHSVVHSIIYDEKKKRATGVRVVDALTKEMTEYYAKIIFVNASAINSNLILLNSISNRFPNGFGNDNGLLGKFIGFHNYRGRVSAEFDGYHDRTVEGRRPNGAYIPRFRNVFKQETDFLRGYATSFSASKMGAKSNELGESLKESLFKPDDSGWSLGAQMMGETLPKETNFVSLHKTLKDDWGIPQLRMHVEFDDNDMKMVKDFYNELSEMLEKSGFSNIKTSDTNRNPGSENHEMGGVRMGNDPKTSMLNKWNQMHACPNVIVTDGACMTSTSTQNPSLTYMALTARAVDHAVSEMKKGNI from the coding sequence ATGTCAAATTTCAATATCGATTCGGTTAAGCAGCGGACCTTCGATGCCATTGTAGTGGGAACGGGGATTAGTGGCGGATGGGCGGCTAAGGAGCTTACGGAGAAAGGCTTAAAGACATTGATCCTCGATCGCGGGAAGGATGTAAAACACATTGTGGACTACCCTACTGCCAATATGCAGCCCTGGGAATTCGAGCACCGCGGCCAGCCTTCCCTCGCGATCAGGCAGGCAAACCCGATGGCCAGCAAGCATTATATTTTTAAGGAAGATGCCATGCATTTCGTAGTGAAAGACGCGGAACATCCTTACGTGCAGGACAAACCCTTCGACTGGATGCGCGGATATCAGGTGGGCGGCAGGTCACTTTTGTGGGCTAGGCAAACGCAGCGCTGGTCTGACTTCGATTTTGAAGGACCGGCAAGGGACGGTTTCGGTGTTGACTGGCCGATCCGCTATGCGGACATTGCACCCTGGTATAGTTACGTTGAGAAGTTTGCAGGGATTTCCGGCAACAAAGATAATTTACCCCAACTGCCTGACGGTGAATTTCTTAAACCCCATGAAATGTCTTGTGTGGAAAAACATTTCAGCGATCAGACAGCCAAAAATTACAACAATACGCGTCCCATCATTATCGGTCGCGTGGCGCATATCAGCGATCCGCAGCCCATTCACACCGAGCAGGGCCGTGCCAAATGTCAGCACAGGACCATGTGCCAGCGCGGATGTCCGTTCGGCGGGTATTTCAGTTCGAATTCGTCCACATTGCCATGGGCTGAAAAGACGGGGAACCTTACATTGCAACCGCATTCCGTTGTGCATTCCATTATCTATGATGAAAAGAAGAAGCGGGCGACAGGCGTGCGTGTGGTGGATGCATTGACCAAAGAAATGACGGAATATTATGCCAAAATCATTTTCGTAAATGCATCAGCGATCAACTCGAACCTGATCCTGCTTAATTCTATTTCCAATCGCTTCCCTAATGGATTTGGCAATGACAATGGTCTGCTGGGAAAATTCATCGGTTTCCACAATTACAGGGGCCGCGTGAGCGCAGAATTTGACGGTTACCACGACCGGACAGTGGAAGGACGTCGACCTAATGGCGCTTATATCCCGCGTTTCAGGAATGTTTTCAAACAGGAAACGGATTTCCTCCGCGGTTACGCAACCTCTTTTTCCGCTTCCAAAATGGGCGCTAAATCCAATGAACTGGGTGAATCTTTAAAAGAAAGCCTCTTCAAGCCGGACGACAGCGGATGGAGCCTGGGTGCGCAAATGATGGGAGAAACGCTGCCTAAGGAGACAAATTTTGTAAGTCTTCACAAAACTTTAAAGGACGATTGGGGCATTCCGCAGCTTAGAATGCATGTCGAATTCGATGATAATGACATGAAAATGGTCAAAGATTTTTACAACGAGCTCAGCGAAATGCTTGAAAAATCTGGTTTTTCAAATATTAAGACTTCTGATACAAATCGAAATCCAGGCAGTGAAAACCACGAAATGGGTGGCGTAAGGATGGGTAATGATCCAAAAACTTCCATGCTTAATAAATGGAACCAGATGCACGCATGCCCTAATGTGATCGTCACCGACGGCGCGTGTATGACGTCCACATCCACACAAAATCCGTCACTGACTTATATGGCATTAACAGCAAGGGCGGTAGACCACGCGGTGAGCGAAATGAAAAAAGGGAACATTTGA
- a CDS encoding esterase, with amino-acid sequence MKQDYLTYWPGGCYRAAILLLLAATGAFAQQANVNLDWNPQKNTQQLNPYGGNVISPDVADDHTITFRVKAPDAHKVELTGGPILLALKAKGPVPFIKGSDSTWTLKVGPVKPDIYVYRLLIDGVPVADPNNKFTGTSNQPGYSNVIVHDNKPAYYDAKNVPHGNITRHIYHSDVLNGEREMYVYTPPGYDSGKKYPVLYLMGGSGELASGWMFDGRANFIADNLLAEGKIVPMIIAMPNNQVLHRSDPKHLEKTYVLFEEELRKHIVPYVDKAYSTIADRKSRAISGLSMGGRHTQAVGFKALDLFSSFGIMSAGDLEPEKLNPAFFSDPKIKDKVDYLLVGLGSGELDFVGKRSEATHKALEKAGIQHDYYIGGDGAHDWGTWRMLLNDKLLPNLWRKSSPKTK; translated from the coding sequence ATGAAACAAGATTACCTAACATACTGGCCCGGTGGTTGTTACCGGGCCGCCATATTGCTTCTGCTCGCAGCTACGGGCGCATTTGCACAGCAGGCCAATGTGAACCTGGACTGGAATCCCCAAAAGAACACCCAGCAACTGAACCCGTACGGCGGAAATGTGATTTCTCCCGATGTTGCAGACGATCACACCATAACATTCCGGGTAAAAGCGCCTGATGCGCATAAGGTTGAACTGACAGGCGGCCCTATTCTCCTTGCACTGAAAGCAAAAGGCCCTGTGCCGTTCATAAAAGGCAGCGACAGCACCTGGACACTGAAAGTCGGGCCGGTTAAGCCTGATATTTATGTTTACAGGTTACTTATCGATGGCGTTCCGGTTGCTGATCCGAACAATAAATTCACAGGAACTTCCAACCAGCCCGGTTACAGCAATGTGATCGTTCACGACAACAAGCCCGCCTATTACGATGCGAAAAACGTCCCGCATGGCAACATTACGCGGCATATTTACCATTCCGATGTACTGAACGGCGAACGTGAAATGTATGTGTACACGCCGCCGGGATACGATTCCGGAAAGAAATATCCGGTGCTCTATCTCATGGGCGGCAGCGGCGAGCTGGCATCCGGCTGGATGTTTGACGGCCGTGCCAATTTCATCGCCGATAACCTGCTGGCGGAAGGCAAAATTGTGCCGATGATCATTGCCATGCCCAACAACCAGGTCCTTCACCGGAGCGACCCAAAGCACCTCGAAAAAACTTATGTGCTTTTTGAAGAAGAATTAAGGAAGCATATCGTTCCGTATGTGGACAAAGCATACAGCACCATAGCCGACCGGAAATCACGTGCAATCTCGGGCTTATCCATGGGTGGGCGTCACACGCAGGCAGTGGGTTTCAAGGCGTTGGACTTGTTCAGTTCATTTGGCATTATGAGCGCTGGTGACTTGGAGCCGGAGAAGTTGAACCCGGCATTTTTCAGTGATCCTAAAATAAAGGATAAGGTGGACTACTTGCTGGTAGGCCTGGGAAGCGGTGAGTTGGATTTTGTTGGAAAACGCTCGGAAGCAACGCATAAGGCTCTGGAAAAAGCAGGCATTCAGCACGATTATTACATTGGCGGCGACGGCGCGCACGACTGGGGAACCTGGCGAATGCTGTTGAATGACAAATTGCTGCCGAATCTATGGCGCAAATCTTCGCCTAAGACCAAATAA
- a CDS encoding cytochrome P450 has translation MRNIPVYKLGRLGIMAPFKFAKNPLHFLHQGFDACGDTFKMKLFREFVVTRDPGFFRHVLQQHNRNFKKGSSSKMLRPVLGNGLVTSDGDFWLRQRRLVQPAFHRERLQELFLAMGVLTASFLDEMEAARGKDAVDIDAKMMGITSDIALKTLFGNMTTEDKARIYQQVNRTQKYLVTRVRKPYRVPIMAINGENRRFETDLSYFNKLVFEFIHQRRISGERPNDLLQLLLDSIDEETGEQMNDQQIRDEAITMFAAGHETSATGLSWLLLELAKQPEIVAKIRLESVIFDNVPTFNQLMQMPYTRQVVEEGLRLYPPAWTMTREATVDQEIEGFDVKSGTSVFLSVFELHRNPNLWKDPLTFDPDNFNADNVKDRPKFNYLPFGAGPRICIGQQFAMMEMQLILASLLKRFDFEADPSHPVGMHPQIVLKSTNGIKLFVR, from the coding sequence ATGCGTAACATTCCCGTTTACAAGCTTGGAAGGCTGGGCATTATGGCCCCTTTCAAGTTTGCCAAAAACCCTTTGCATTTCCTCCACCAGGGATTCGACGCCTGTGGCGATACATTTAAGATGAAGCTGTTCCGTGAATTTGTCGTGACCCGTGACCCGGGCTTTTTCAGGCACGTTTTGCAGCAGCATAACCGTAATTTCAAAAAGGGAAGTTCTTCAAAAATGTTACGTCCGGTGCTGGGAAACGGGCTGGTTACCAGTGATGGCGATTTTTGGTTAAGGCAAAGAAGGCTGGTGCAACCTGCATTCCATCGCGAAAGATTGCAGGAGTTATTCCTTGCTATGGGCGTTCTAACCGCTTCTTTTCTGGATGAAATGGAAGCTGCTCGCGGGAAAGATGCCGTAGACATTGATGCCAAAATGATGGGCATAACCTCCGATATCGCGCTCAAAACGCTTTTTGGAAATATGACCACCGAGGACAAAGCCCGGATTTACCAGCAGGTCAACCGGACACAAAAATACCTGGTAACCAGGGTCCGCAAGCCATACCGCGTGCCCATTATGGCTATTAATGGTGAAAACCGCCGCTTTGAAACCGATCTGTCTTATTTCAATAAACTGGTTTTTGAATTCATCCACCAACGGCGCATTTCGGGCGAAAGGCCAAATGACCTGCTCCAACTTTTACTAGACAGCATTGACGAAGAAACCGGCGAGCAGATGAATGATCAGCAGATCCGGGACGAGGCGATCACCATGTTTGCGGCCGGCCACGAAACGTCCGCAACGGGGTTAAGCTGGCTATTGCTCGAATTAGCAAAGCAACCTGAAATTGTGGCGAAGATCAGGCTCGAAAGTGTCATTTTTGATAATGTGCCCACTTTTAACCAGCTCATGCAAATGCCTTATACCAGGCAGGTTGTGGAGGAAGGCCTGCGACTTTACCCGCCCGCATGGACCATGACGCGTGAAGCAACGGTGGATCAGGAGATTGAAGGTTTTGATGTGAAATCCGGCACTTCCGTTTTCCTGTCAGTCTTCGAGCTCCACCGGAATCCGAACCTCTGGAAAGATCCCTTGACATTCGACCCAGACAACTTTAACGCCGACAATGTGAAGGACAGGCCGAAATTCAATTACCTGCCTTTCGGAGCCGGGCCGAGGATCTGTATCGGGCAGCAGTTTGCCATGATGGAAATGCAGCTGATCCTGGCTTCCTTGCTCAAACGATTTGATTTTGAAGCTGATCCATCCCACCCGGTCGGTATGCATCCGCAGATTGTTTTGAAGTCTACAAACGGAATCAAATTATTCGTAAGATAA
- a CDS encoding KTSC domain-containing protein: MPSSVVAKMIYDGDTETLRIVYVSGMVYDYKNVPLEVYQAMKNSGSKGTFLNNHIKNNYEFEKIND; encoded by the coding sequence ATGCCATCTTCTGTTGTCGCAAAAATGATATACGACGGAGATACCGAAACGTTGCGGATTGTGTATGTTTCGGGGATGGTGTATGATTATAAAAATGTTCCTTTGGAAGTGTACCAGGCTATGAAGAACTCAGGATCCAAAGGGACATTTTTAAACAATCATATCAAAAACAATTATGAATTTGAAAAGATAAACGACTGA
- a CDS encoding lipid-binding SYLF domain-containing protein: MITKNFKLLSVLALVFTLSGSISSVQAQGKEEDKIRAAVTVLDDFSSMEESIPAQLLDISKGIIIVPKLINAGLMVGGKHGKGIAMVKNAKGEWSDPVFVTITGGSVGAQIGVQAVDLVLIFKNSKTLTEIGKGSFTLGGDLSVAAGPMGRSSSASTDYKLEAEVYSYSRSKGLFAGVTINGAALSVDAKANNAFYGNTDSANTIFTSSRISSKPVADLKDKLDDLN, encoded by the coding sequence ATGATTACTAAAAATTTCAAATTGCTCAGCGTTCTGGCCCTGGTTTTCACATTGTCGGGAAGTATTTCAAGCGTTCAGGCACAGGGAAAGGAGGAGGACAAGATCAGGGCGGCAGTTACCGTGCTGGATGATTTCAGCAGCATGGAGGAAAGTATTCCGGCGCAATTGCTGGACATTTCAAAAGGGATCATTATCGTCCCGAAACTGATCAATGCCGGCCTGATGGTGGGCGGGAAGCATGGTAAGGGCATTGCAATGGTAAAAAATGCGAAAGGCGAATGGAGTGACCCGGTATTTGTCACCATCACAGGCGGCAGTGTAGGCGCGCAGATCGGCGTTCAGGCTGTTGACCTTGTTCTGATTTTCAAGAACAGCAAAACATTAACTGAGATCGGCAAGGGAAGCTTTACATTAGGCGGCGACCTTTCTGTTGCCGCCGGTCCGATGGGAAGAAGTTCTTCGGCTAGTACGGATTACAAGCTGGAAGCGGAAGTTTATTCTTATTCGAGAAGCAAGGGATTATTCGCAGGTGTGACGATCAATGGCGCAGCACTGTCTGTGGATGCCAAAGCAAACAATGCTTTTTACGGAAATACGGACAGCGCCAACACGATTTTCACGTCATCCAGGATCTCTTCAAAACCGGTTGCAGATCTGAAAGACAAGCTTGATGATTTAAACTAA
- a CDS encoding Dps family protein encodes MNAEAISLNEKEVKPVVDLLNDYLANYHIHYQKLRGCHWNIKGQNFFTLHVKFEELYTNAQLTIDEIAERVLTLGKPPHSRFADYIKESTIQEIDTIGMSDLDMVEALLDDMAKLIELERYLLIASDEAGDDGTNDMVNRFMQFKEKNTWMLRSFAGKK; translated from the coding sequence ATGAATGCCGAAGCGATAAGCCTGAATGAGAAAGAAGTAAAACCTGTGGTAGACCTTCTGAACGATTACCTGGCCAATTACCACATTCACTATCAGAAATTGAGAGGGTGCCACTGGAATATCAAAGGCCAGAACTTCTTCACCCTTCACGTAAAATTCGAAGAACTTTATACCAACGCACAGCTGACCATCGACGAGATCGCCGAGCGCGTGCTCACATTAGGCAAGCCGCCACACAGCCGTTTTGCGGATTATATCAAAGAATCTACGATCCAGGAGATCGACACTATCGGCATGTCTGACCTGGATATGGTTGAAGCATTGCTGGACGATATGGCAAAGCTGATCGAATTGGAGCGCTACCTGCTGATTGCCAGCGATGAAGCGGGCGACGACGGGACCAATGATATGGTGAATCGTTTCATGCAGTTCAAAGAAAAAAATACCTGGATGCTGCGCTCTTTCGCGGGCAAAAAGTAA
- a CDS encoding metallophosphoesterase yields MEELSLSKNSRRDFLKKSAGTAALFALGNPFESFARGASVRLTILHTNDVHSRIEPFPMDGSRNQGLGGVARRAALVKKIRQEQGNVLLLDAGDIFQGTPYFNLYGGELELQIMSDMGYDAATMGNHDFDNGVAGFVKQLPHAKFPILVSNYNFDNTELQGKTQPYKIFGKQGLKIGVFGLGIELNGLVNKKNYGDTEYLDPISKANETASLLKNDKDCDLVICLSHLGYKYKDNKVSDQILAKSTRNIDLIIGGHTHTFMKLPEDVMNLDGKVTTINQVGFAGINLGRLDYYFDRESKSKKMVSAVYPVHGHGLV; encoded by the coding sequence ATGGAAGAATTGTCATTATCAAAGAATAGCCGCAGGGATTTCCTGAAAAAAAGTGCAGGCACAGCGGCTCTATTTGCGCTGGGAAATCCATTTGAATCTTTCGCCCGCGGTGCTTCGGTGCGGCTTACCATCTTGCATACCAATGATGTGCATAGCCGCATAGAACCATTTCCAATGGACGGCTCGCGGAACCAGGGGTTAGGAGGCGTTGCGCGCCGGGCTGCTTTGGTGAAAAAAATCCGGCAGGAGCAGGGAAATGTCCTCTTACTCGATGCTGGCGACATTTTTCAGGGCACACCTTATTTCAATTTGTACGGAGGCGAGCTGGAATTGCAGATCATGAGCGATATGGGTTATGATGCCGCCACTATGGGAAACCATGATTTTGATAACGGCGTTGCTGGCTTTGTAAAACAACTTCCGCATGCCAAATTCCCTATCCTGGTCAGCAATTATAATTTTGACAACACAGAGCTCCAAGGTAAAACGCAGCCTTACAAAATATTTGGAAAACAAGGTTTGAAAATCGGGGTTTTCGGGTTAGGGATTGAATTAAATGGTTTGGTAAATAAAAAAAACTACGGCGACACCGAATATCTGGATCCAATCAGCAAAGCCAATGAAACGGCGTCATTGCTGAAAAACGACAAGGATTGCGACCTGGTCATATGCCTTTCGCACCTGGGTTATAAATACAAGGACAACAAAGTTTCCGACCAGATCCTGGCCAAGTCCACCCGGAACATTGACCTCATCATTGGCGGACACACGCACACATTCATGAAACTTCCCGAAGATGTAATGAACCTGGACGGCAAGGTTACGACCATTAATCAGGTCGGCTTTGCGGGCATTAACCTCGGTCGCCTGGATTATTATTTTGACAGGGAATCGAAAAGTAAGAAAATGGTTTCGGCCGTTTATCCGGTGCATGGGCATGGGCTTGTATAA
- a CDS encoding Na+/H+ antiporter: protein MSEQIILYISLIVIILFLVMLAQRIRVSYPIVLVLGGLAISFIPGLPTISIDPQLIFLIFLPPLLYDAAWQTSWKDFYKWRRVIGSFAFIVVILTSCVIAYVSNSIIPGFTLPLGFLLGGIISPPDAVAATSILKDVKVTKRLVTILEGESLLNDASSLIVFRFAVAAVVSGTFVLQEAVSSFFVVIIMGVVVGLTIALIFYAIHRWLPTTPSIDTILTFVAPYAMYIAAEEFHFSGVIAVVSGGLFLSYHSHTIMGHLSRIQGVNVWSTVGFVLNGIVFMLIGLELPVIVKEMGPDALPDAIKYGLIISLVVILTRLASAIGASLFTVVVSRYIRTADSRPGLRAPFMFGWAGMRGVVSLASALSIPLLLTNGQPFPQRNMILFITFVVILVTLVFQGLTLPLVIKWMDVGELDYEISAQDQDIKIRRKLAEESLLLINERHADELPKNELLQSLKTKIESDLGFLEHVSHPETTNEGYDYIKEFQHITKELLDHKRAVLNKFNKKETFEEEVIRQHLAQLDLEEEKIRQQFLHME from the coding sequence ATGTCTGAACAAATTATACTATACATTTCGCTGATTGTCATCATTTTGTTCCTTGTGATGCTGGCGCAGCGGATCAGAGTCTCCTACCCTATTGTCCTGGTGCTCGGCGGGCTGGCGATCAGCTTCATCCCCGGGTTACCGACCATTTCCATTGACCCGCAGCTGATCTTCCTTATATTTCTGCCGCCGCTGCTGTATGATGCCGCGTGGCAAACCTCCTGGAAAGATTTTTATAAATGGCGGCGTGTGATCGGTTCCTTCGCATTCATTGTCGTAATCCTAACTTCCTGCGTCATCGCTTATGTTTCCAATTCGATCATTCCGGGTTTTACATTGCCTCTGGGATTTTTGTTGGGCGGCATTATTTCGCCTCCGGATGCCGTCGCCGCGACGTCTATTTTAAAGGATGTGAAAGTTACCAAGCGTCTGGTGACGATTCTGGAAGGCGAAAGCTTGCTCAATGATGCATCCAGTTTGATCGTCTTCCGGTTTGCCGTTGCGGCGGTGGTTTCAGGAACATTCGTGTTACAGGAAGCGGTCAGCAGCTTTTTCGTTGTGATCATTATGGGTGTTGTCGTCGGACTCACCATCGCATTGATCTTCTACGCTATTCACCGCTGGCTTCCCACCACCCCTAGCATTGATACGATCCTTACCTTTGTGGCACCTTATGCCATGTACATTGCCGCGGAAGAATTCCATTTTTCCGGCGTCATCGCGGTGGTAAGCGGCGGCCTGTTTCTTTCTTACCACAGCCACACCATTATGGGACATTTGAGCCGGATACAGGGTGTAAATGTCTGGTCAACAGTCGGTTTTGTATTGAATGGCATTGTCTTTATGCTTATCGGCCTCGAATTGCCTGTAATTGTAAAAGAAATGGGACCGGACGCATTGCCGGACGCTATCAAATACGGACTGATTATTTCGCTGGTGGTGATCCTGACTCGACTGGCATCTGCCATCGGTGCTTCGCTATTTACCGTTGTGGTCAGCCGGTACATTCGTACGGCCGATAGCAGACCGGGACTACGTGCGCCATTCATGTTCGGGTGGGCGGGCATGCGCGGTGTGGTTTCGCTGGCATCCGCATTGTCGATCCCGCTGCTGCTAACCAACGGTCAGCCGTTCCCGCAGCGCAATATGATCTTGTTCATTACATTTGTGGTAATTCTGGTAACGCTTGTTTTCCAGGGACTTACATTGCCATTGGTTATCAAATGGATGGATGTGGGGGAGCTGGACTACGAAATCAGCGCACAGGATCAGGACATTAAAATCAGGAGAAAGCTGGCGGAAGAATCGCTGCTGCTCATTAATGAGCGGCACGCGGATGAACTGCCGAAAAATGAGTTGTTACAGAGTTTAAAAACGAAGATTGAAAGTGACCTCGGCTTCCTCGAACACGTAAGCCATCCCGAAACCACAAACGAAGGCTACGACTATATTAAAGAATTTCAGCACATTACGAAAGAACTATTGGACCATAAGCGCGCTGTTCTGAACAAATTCAATAAGAAAGAAACCTTTGAAGAGGAAGTGATCCGTCAGCACCTTGCCCAGCTGGACCTGGAAGAAGAGAAAATCAGGCAACAGTTTCTGCATATGGAATAA